One part of the Stegostoma tigrinum isolate sSteTig4 chromosome 14, sSteTig4.hap1, whole genome shotgun sequence genome encodes these proteins:
- the LOC125457443 gene encoding LOW QUALITY PROTEIN: extracellular calcium-sensing receptor-like (The sequence of the model RefSeq protein was modified relative to this genomic sequence to represent the inferred CDS: inserted 2 bases in 1 codon; deleted 1 base in 1 codon; substituted 1 base at 1 genomic stop codon), translating into MEISPWEEFFHCITTLSIRTYRSANIRDRQNASGLFVLLDAPFGNECFQFRLFRFALAMIFAIEEISNDTALLPSVTLGYRIYDSCHLPQLSLKAALEFLSSQEANTFSSKCKNSSIVPAIVADSGSTQSLAIAPPIGAFRIPMVSYFSTCACLSNRKEYPSFYRTISSDYYQAKALAQMVKHFGWTWIGAVKGDDDYGNFGMQAFQEEGQQLGVCIAFSESFHKTYTQEKLQKTINTIKTSSTKVIVTFIGEASMGVLPKEMIGQNVSGIQWIGTESWVSTLLLPPKESKSIASSAIGVAIPKVSIPGLREFLMKVHPSQYPGNLLVKKFWESCFGCTLSRGNKKDPPNAEPQLKECTGRENLENVQNDFTDMLQYRVTYNMYKATYAIAHALHNMISCKTGEGPFANGSCASVSNFQPWQLLYYMRTVNFXARSSKISEKVYFDKNGDPVATYDIVNWQPNVFGNIDIVNVGYYDGSARSGEEFSITEEAIVWSGGQKSFSHIELLEFVHHCIHIHNRIPKAVCSESCHHGTRKATRKGQPICCFDCIQCAQGEISNTTDSIQCIKCPTEFKSNERRDQCIPKEIEFLSFSETMGIILVSLAXWWEPAPLLVYSQYSTSPIVKANNSELSFLLLFALTLCFLCSITFIGEPLDWSCMVCHVVFGISFVLCISCALSKTIVVVMAFKATFPNNNMMKCFGPRQQRLMVYILSLVQRAICATWLITFPPYPLRNRSHSNEIIVFECNVGSPLAFYCVLRYIGFLSCVCFVVAFLARQLPDNFNEAKHITFSMLIFCAVWVTFIPAYISSPGKYAVAVEIFAILASSFGLLFCIFAPKCYIILLSKEKNTKRNMIGSVTSKI; encoded by the exons ATGGAGATATCACCTTGGGAGGAATTTTTCCATTGCATTACCACATTGAGTATCCGGACCTATCGTTCAGCAAACATCCGGGACCGGCAAAATGCCTCAGGTTTGTTTGTGCTATTAGATGCTCCATTTGGGAATGAGTG CTTTCAGTTTCGTCTTTTCCGGTTTGCACTGGCGATGATTTTTGCAATAGAGGAAATAAGCAATGATACAGCACTGCTTCCCAGTGTTACTCTAGGATACCGCATATACGATTCTTGTCATTTACCCCAGCTATCATTAAAAGCAGCTCTGGAGTTTCTAAGCAGTCAAGAGGCGAACACGTTCTCTAGTAAATGTAAAAACTCCTCCATCGTTCCTGCGATTGTTGCTGATTCTGGGTCCACGCAGTCTTTAGCAATAGCACCTCCCATCGGTGCCTTCAGAATCCCAATG GTTAGCTACTTTTCTACCTGTGCCTGCCTCAGCAATAGAAAGGAATATCCGTCATTTTATCGAACTATATCAAGTGATTACTATCAGGCGAAAGCATTAGCCCAGATGGTGAAACATTTCGGATGGACCTGGATCGGGGCAGTTAAGGGTGACGATGACTATGGAAACTTTGGGATGCAAGCATTTCAAGAGGAGGGACAACAATTAGGCGTTTGTATCGCTTTTTCTGAGTCATTTCATAAAACATACACTCAAGAGAAGTTACAAAAAACAATCAATACCATAAAAACTTCTTCTACGAAAGTTATCGTTACATTTATCGGAGAAGCAAGCATGGGAGTCCTTCCAAAGGAAATGATTGGACAAAACGTCAGCGGCATACAATGGATTGGAACCGAATCATGGGTTTCCACGTTGCTTCTTCCTCCGAAGGAAAGTAAAAGTATTGCTTCTAGTGCAATTGGAGTTGCAATTCCCAAGGTCAGCATTCCAGGGTTAAGGGAGTTCCTCATGAAAGTTCACCCATCCCAGTATCCAGGAAACCTCTTGGTGAAAAAGTTTTGGGAAAGTTGTTTTGGATGCACTCTAAGCCGTGGAAATAAAAAGGATCCTCCAAATGCTGAACCACAGCTTAAGGAATGCACAGGAAGAGAAAATTTAGAGAATGTCCAGAATGATTTTACTGACATGTTGCAGTATAGAGTCACTTACAACATGTACAAAGCAACTTATGCTATAGCTCATGCACTACACAATATGATCTCCTGCAAAACCGGGGAAGGGCCTTTCGCCAATGGCAGTTGTGCAAGTGTTTCGAATTTTCAACCGTGGCAG ttacTATATTACATGAGAACAGTGAATTTC TAAGCAAGATCAAGCAAGATCAGCGAAAAGGTTTATTTTGACAAAAACGGAGACCCTGTCGCAACATATGACATTGTAAACTGGCAACCAAATGTTTTCGGTAACATTGACATTGTAAATGTTGGGTACTATGATGGGTCAGCTCGTTCTGGAGAAGAATTTTCGATAACAGAAGAGGCAATTGTTTGGAGCGGCGGTCAGAAGTCG TTTAGCCACATAGAATTACTAGAATTTGTTCACCATTGTATTCATATTCATAACCGGATTCCGAAAGCAGTTTGCTCTGAAAGCTGCCATCACGGAACAAGGAAAGCAACACGAAAAGGGCAACCCATTTGCTGTTTTGATTGTATACAATGTGCACAAGGAGAAATCAGCAACACAACTG ATTCCATTCAGTGCATAAAATGTCCAACGGAATTCAAATCTAACGAGAGACGGGATCAGTGCATTCCAAAGGAAATCGAATTTCTTTCCTTTTCCGAGACAATGGGAATCATTCTGGTGTCCCTGGC TTGGTGGGAGCCTGCGCCACTGTTGGTGTATTCGCAATATTCTACGTCTCCGATTGTTAAAGCTAATAACTCTGAGTTAAGCTTCCTTCTTCTTTTTGCcctcactctttgctttctatgtTCAATTACATTCATTGGTGAACCTTTAGATTGGTCTTGTATGGTCTGCCACGTGGTATTTGGTATTAGTTTTGTGCTTTGCATATCTTGTGCATTGAGTAAAACAATAGTGGTGGTGATGGCATTCAAAGCAACGTTTCCTAACAATAATATGATGAAGTGTTTTGGACCAAGACAACAACGGCTGATGGTTTACATCCTTTCCCTGGTACAACGTGCAATATGTGCTACCTGGTTAATTACATTTCCACCTTATCCTTTGAGAAACCGAAGCCACTCTAATGAGATAATCGTGTTTGAATGCAATGTAGGATCGCCGTTAGCCTTCTATTGTGTACTCCGTTATATTGGATTTCTGTCCTGTGTGTGTTTTGTTGTAGCGTTTTTAGCTCGACAACTTCCAGATAACTTCAATGAAGCTAAACACATAACGTTTAGTATGCTTATCTTTTGTGCAGTTTGGGTAACTTTCATTCCAGCTTACATAAGTTCTCCAGGAAAATATGCTGTGGCAGTTGAAATATTTGCTATTTTGGCTTCGAGCTTTGGCCTACTTTTTTGCATTTTTGCCCCAAAATGTTATATTAttcttctgagtaaagaaaagaATACAAAGCGGAACATGATAGGCTCGGTGACTTCTAAAATATGA